One segment of Streptosporangium brasiliense DNA contains the following:
- a CDS encoding metal-sensitive transcriptional regulator, whose product MAGYGDTKQDHLRRLRRIEGQTRGLQRMVEDDKYCIDILTQVSAATSALQSFALSLLEEHLAHCVAEATRNGGPEAQEKIKEASDAIARLVRS is encoded by the coding sequence ATGGCTGGATACGGCGACACCAAACAAGACCATCTCCGGCGTCTGCGCCGGATCGAGGGTCAGACCCGCGGCCTGCAGCGCATGGTCGAGGACGACAAATACTGCATCGACATCCTGACCCAGGTGTCCGCGGCCACCAGTGCGCTCCAGTCGTTCGCCCTCTCCCTCCTGGAGGAGCACCTGGCTCACTGCGTGGCCGAGGCCACCAGGAACGGCGGCCCCGAGGCCCAGGAGAAGATCAAGGAGGCCTCGGACGCCATCGCAAGACTTGTCCGTTCCTGA
- a CDS encoding MFS transporter, translating to MSTVNPRRWWALVVLAAAQFMVIMDTSIIGVALPDMQRELGFTDSSLQWVFNAYVVAFGGLLLLGGKLSDLVGARKIFTTGWVVLTAGSVIAAAAGTAWVEILGRAVQGVGGALIAPAAMTLLMMLFGHNPRELGKAMSLYGAAAPAGGTAGVFLGGVITEYLSWPWVFIIYIPIGLATLAAIPALLPRTEGKRGSVDWLGAIAVTAGIALAVYAIVTADWLAGAGAAVLLVAFLLIQRSVREPLMPLAIWKTPGLTAANLAMALLGAAWIPMWYFLNLYLQKTLGYGSFASGAALLPMTVAVMIFMVGITARLLGRFGAKPLIVLGLGVLAVGIAGLSLISADGSFVTDVLPASLIAAVGMSLAYIPAMMSAMSGVRPEEAGLASGIVNTTYNVGSALGLAVMTAIATGQGSTNAAFVGAAVVAAIGAVATVAFMRRPKAVAQEAQPAALG from the coding sequence GTGTCTACCGTTAATCCGCGTCGGTGGTGGGCGCTCGTCGTGCTTGCCGCCGCACAGTTCATGGTGATCATGGATACGTCCATCATCGGAGTGGCCCTGCCGGACATGCAGCGCGAGCTGGGCTTCACCGACAGCAGCCTGCAGTGGGTGTTCAACGCCTACGTCGTCGCCTTCGGCGGCCTGCTGCTCCTGGGCGGCAAGCTCTCCGACCTGGTCGGCGCCCGCAAGATCTTCACCACCGGCTGGGTCGTCCTGACCGCCGGCTCGGTCATCGCCGCAGCGGCGGGCACCGCGTGGGTGGAGATCCTGGGGCGCGCCGTCCAGGGCGTCGGCGGAGCCCTCATCGCCCCCGCCGCGATGACGCTGCTGATGATGCTGTTCGGGCACAACCCGCGTGAGCTGGGCAAGGCCATGTCCCTGTACGGCGCCGCCGCACCCGCGGGCGGTACGGCAGGCGTCTTCCTCGGCGGCGTGATCACCGAGTACCTGAGCTGGCCCTGGGTGTTCATCATCTACATCCCGATCGGCCTGGCCACGCTGGCCGCCATTCCTGCGCTGCTGCCCAGGACCGAGGGCAAGCGCGGGTCGGTCGACTGGCTCGGCGCGATCGCTGTGACCGCGGGCATCGCCCTCGCCGTCTACGCGATCGTCACCGCCGACTGGCTCGCCGGCGCCGGCGCCGCCGTTCTCCTGGTCGCCTTCCTGCTCATCCAGCGTTCGGTCCGCGAGCCCCTCATGCCGCTCGCCATCTGGAAGACCCCTGGCCTGACCGCCGCCAACCTGGCCATGGCACTCCTGGGCGCCGCGTGGATCCCGATGTGGTACTTCCTCAACCTCTACCTGCAGAAGACCCTCGGTTACGGCTCCTTCGCGAGCGGCGCGGCGCTGCTGCCCATGACCGTCGCCGTCATGATCTTCATGGTCGGCATCACCGCCAGGTTGCTCGGCCGCTTCGGCGCGAAGCCGCTCATCGTGCTGGGCCTGGGCGTCCTCGCTGTGGGGATCGCCGGTCTGAGCCTGATCAGTGCGGACGGATCCTTCGTCACCGATGTGCTGCCCGCGAGCCTGATCGCGGCGGTGGGCATGTCGCTGGCCTACATCCCCGCGATGATGTCAGCCATGTCCGGCGTGCGGCCCGAAGAGGCGGGCCTGGCCTCCGGCATCGTGAACACCACCTACAACGTGGGCTCCGCGCTCGGCCTGGCCGTGATGACGGCCATCGCCACCGGCCAGGGCTCCACCAACGCGGCCTTCGTCGGCGCGGCAGTGGTCGCGGCGATCGGCGCGGTCGCCACGGTGGCGTTCATGAGGCGGCCCAAGGCCGTCGCGCAGGAGGCGCAGCCGGCAGCCCTTGGGTGA
- a CDS encoding MarC family protein — MSALFTQAFVTLLVIFDPLAAIPVFLTLTRHQSPSGQRRTARVSVLVAAGIVTVFAVAGKSLLDALGISLQALQVAGGALLALIALDLLKADCARNRAAAESGGVAFVPLGTPLLAGPGAIAATMLYMEKAGSASAVVAVALALAAALLLTWLTLHFSPFIGRLLKDNGLNLVTRIMGLLAAAIAVELVAGAVLHWT, encoded by the coding sequence ATGTCGGCCCTGTTCACGCAGGCCTTCGTCACCTTGCTCGTCATCTTCGACCCGCTTGCCGCCATCCCGGTGTTCCTCACTCTCACCCGGCACCAGAGCCCATCGGGACAGCGCAGAACAGCCCGGGTCTCGGTGCTCGTGGCCGCCGGAATCGTGACCGTCTTCGCCGTCGCCGGGAAGAGCCTCCTCGACGCGCTCGGAATCTCGCTCCAGGCGCTCCAGGTGGCCGGCGGCGCCCTGCTCGCCTTGATCGCACTCGACCTGCTCAAGGCGGACTGCGCACGCAACCGCGCCGCGGCCGAGAGCGGTGGCGTGGCGTTCGTCCCGCTCGGCACGCCCCTGCTGGCCGGACCCGGCGCCATCGCGGCGACCATGCTCTACATGGAGAAGGCCGGAAGCGCCTCCGCCGTGGTGGCGGTAGCCCTCGCCCTCGCGGCGGCACTGCTGCTGACCTGGCTGACTCTGCACTTCTCGCCCTTCATCGGGCGGCTGCTCAAGGACAACGGGCTCAACCTGGTCACCCGGATCATGGGGCTTCTGGCCGCGGCGATAGCCGTGGAGCTCGTCGCCGGGGCAGTCCTGCACTGGACCTGA
- a CDS encoding heavy metal translocating P-type ATPase: protein MSPLTDDQRQGAIELSIGGMTCASCANRIERKLNKLDGVTATVNYATEKAKVTFPEGVDPQQLIATVESAGYTAALPAPPKAESGQEVQEPEDELRPLRNRLITSLVLSVPVIAMAMIPPLQFTNWQWLSLTLAAPVVVYAGWPFHKAAWTNLRHGAATMDTLVSLGTLAALGWSLWALFFGTAGVPGMTHPFEFTIARSDGSGNIYLEAAAGVTAFILAGRYFEARSKRRAGAALRALLELGAKEVELVDGRRIPTDQLNVGDLFLVRPGEKIATDGVIEEGTSAIDASMLTGESVPVEVRQGDPVTGATVNAGGRLIVKATRVGSDTQLAQMAKLVEEAQTGKAQVQRLADRISGIFVPIVIALALGTLGFWLGTGSGAAAAFTAAVAVLIIACPCALGLATPTALLVGTGRGAQMGILIKGPEVLESTRKIDTIVLDKTGTVTEGKMTLTDVHLAEGEDRDEVLKLAGALEHASEHPIAQAIARAAQSTATVEDFANVEGLGVQGIVDGHAVLVGRPKLLAEWSQHLSVELERAFQEAQAAGRTAVAVGWDGKARAILVVADVVKPTSKEAIRQLRALGLTPVLLTGDNEAVAKTVAAEVGIDEVIAEVLPKDKVDVVKKLQAEGKTVAMVGDGVNDAAALAQADLGLAMGTGTDAAIEASDLTLVRGDLRVAADAIRLSRRTLGTIKGNLFWAFAYNVAALPLAALGLLNPMIAGAAMAFSSVFVVTNSLRLRSFK from the coding sequence ATGTCTCCGCTTACCGATGACCAGCGCCAAGGCGCCATCGAGCTATCCATTGGTGGCATGACCTGCGCGTCCTGCGCCAACCGGATCGAGCGCAAGCTGAACAAGCTGGACGGCGTCACCGCGACGGTCAACTACGCCACCGAGAAGGCGAAGGTGACCTTTCCCGAGGGCGTCGACCCGCAGCAGTTGATCGCCACAGTGGAGTCGGCCGGCTACACCGCGGCTCTCCCCGCCCCGCCGAAGGCGGAGTCGGGCCAGGAGGTCCAGGAGCCGGAGGACGAGCTCCGTCCGCTGCGCAACCGCCTGATCACGAGCCTGGTGCTGAGCGTTCCGGTGATCGCGATGGCGATGATCCCCCCGCTGCAGTTCACCAACTGGCAGTGGTTGTCGTTGACGCTGGCCGCTCCGGTGGTGGTCTATGCGGGCTGGCCCTTCCACAAGGCCGCCTGGACCAACCTGCGGCATGGCGCGGCGACCATGGACACCCTGGTGTCCCTGGGCACGCTGGCCGCGCTCGGCTGGTCGTTGTGGGCTCTGTTCTTCGGTACGGCGGGCGTACCGGGTATGACGCACCCGTTCGAGTTCACGATTGCCCGCAGTGACGGCTCCGGCAACATCTATCTTGAGGCCGCCGCCGGTGTGACCGCGTTCATCTTGGCCGGACGCTACTTCGAGGCGCGGTCCAAGCGCCGCGCGGGAGCAGCGTTGCGCGCCCTGCTCGAACTGGGCGCCAAGGAGGTCGAGCTCGTCGACGGCCGGCGGATCCCCACCGACCAGCTCAACGTCGGCGACCTCTTCCTGGTCCGCCCGGGCGAGAAGATCGCCACCGACGGCGTGATCGAAGAGGGCACCTCCGCCATCGACGCCTCCATGCTGACCGGCGAGTCGGTCCCGGTGGAGGTACGGCAGGGCGACCCTGTCACCGGCGCCACCGTCAACGCGGGCGGAAGGCTGATCGTCAAGGCCACCCGCGTCGGCTCCGACACCCAGCTGGCCCAGATGGCCAAGCTGGTGGAGGAGGCCCAGACCGGCAAGGCCCAGGTCCAGCGGCTGGCCGACCGCATCTCGGGCATCTTCGTCCCGATCGTGATCGCTCTGGCGCTCGGCACCCTCGGCTTCTGGCTCGGCACCGGGTCCGGCGCGGCGGCCGCCTTCACGGCCGCGGTGGCCGTACTGATCATCGCCTGCCCCTGCGCGCTCGGCCTGGCGACGCCGACGGCGCTGCTGGTCGGCACCGGCCGGGGCGCTCAGATGGGCATCCTGATCAAGGGCCCGGAAGTGCTGGAGTCCACCCGCAAGATCGACACGATCGTCCTCGACAAGACCGGCACCGTGACCGAGGGCAAGATGACCCTCACCGACGTGCACCTGGCCGAGGGCGAGGACCGCGACGAGGTCCTCAAGCTCGCCGGAGCCCTGGAGCACGCCTCCGAGCACCCGATCGCCCAGGCGATCGCCCGCGCCGCGCAGTCCACCGCCACGGTGGAGGACTTCGCCAACGTCGAGGGCCTCGGCGTCCAGGGCATCGTGGACGGCCATGCCGTCCTGGTCGGCCGGCCCAAGCTGCTGGCCGAGTGGTCGCAGCACCTGTCCGTCGAGCTGGAGCGCGCCTTCCAGGAGGCTCAGGCGGCCGGCCGTACGGCGGTCGCCGTCGGCTGGGACGGCAAGGCCCGGGCCATCCTCGTGGTGGCCGACGTGGTGAAGCCGACCAGCAAGGAGGCCATCCGGCAACTGCGGGCTCTCGGCCTCACCCCGGTGCTGCTCACCGGCGACAACGAGGCGGTCGCCAAGACCGTCGCGGCCGAGGTCGGCATCGACGAGGTGATCGCCGAGGTCCTGCCCAAGGACAAGGTGGACGTCGTCAAGAAGCTCCAGGCCGAGGGCAAGACAGTGGCGATGGTGGGTGACGGCGTCAACGATGCCGCCGCGCTCGCCCAGGCCGACCTCGGCCTGGCGATGGGCACCGGGACGGACGCGGCGATCGAGGCCTCGGACCTCACCCTGGTCCGCGGCGACCTTCGAGTGGCCGCCGACGCGATCCGGCTCTCCCGCCGGACGCTGGGCACCATCAAGGGCAACCTGTTCTGGGCCTTCGCCTACAACGTGGCCGCCCTGCCGCTCGCGGCGCTGGGCCTGCTCAACCCGATGATCGCGGGAGCGGCGATGGCCTTCTCCAGCGTCTTCGTGGTCACCAACAGCCTGCGCCTGCGCAGCTTCAAGTAA
- a CDS encoding heavy-metal-associated domain-containing protein, translating to MATATYTVKGMTCGHCVSSVKEEVGEVAGVAEVEVDLATGLLTVTSESPVDAAQISAAVEAAGYEVVNP from the coding sequence ATGGCTACCGCCACCTACACCGTTAAGGGCATGACCTGCGGACACTGTGTCAGCTCCGTCAAGGAGGAGGTCGGCGAGGTCGCCGGCGTGGCCGAGGTCGAAGTCGACCTGGCCACCGGGCTGCTGACCGTGACGAGTGAGAGCCCGGTCGACGCGGCGCAGATCAGCGCCGCGGTCGAGGCGGCCGGATACGAAGTGGTGAACCCATGA
- a CDS encoding metal-sensitive transcriptional regulator, producing the protein MNDRAAHLRRLRRVEGQVRGLQRMVDEDKYCIDVLTQVSAATSALQSFSLALLGEHMAHCVVEATRKGGVEADIKIKEATDAIARLVRS; encoded by the coding sequence ATGAATGACAGAGCGGCTCACCTGCGGCGACTGCGCCGGGTGGAGGGGCAGGTGCGAGGACTGCAGCGGATGGTCGACGAAGACAAGTACTGCATCGACGTCCTGACCCAGGTCTCGGCGGCCACCAGCGCCCTGCAGTCCTTCTCCCTGGCCCTCCTGGGGGAGCACATGGCCCACTGCGTCGTGGAGGCGACGCGGAAGGGCGGCGTCGAGGCGGACATCAAGATCAAGGAAGCGACCGACGCGATCGCGCGCCTGGTCCGTTCATAA
- a CDS encoding carboxymuconolactone decarboxylase family protein: protein MRRLQALDPSEAPDKSREILGDIVARHGGVGDMVATMAHSPALLQGYLDFSRAIKRVKIPRPLSEKISLAVQEWIGCAMCLSAHTKAARAAGLSEGDIELARQGTSTDAREAALIAVAVRVLAEPSSLSDEDVAELRAHGWSDRVIAEIVGLVSLNLLTGAFNLLIGLEPDE, encoded by the coding sequence ATGAGACGCCTTCAAGCACTTGACCCGTCAGAAGCCCCCGACAAGTCCCGCGAGATCCTGGGTGACATCGTCGCCAGGCACGGCGGGGTGGGCGACATGGTGGCCACGATGGCCCACTCGCCCGCACTGCTCCAGGGCTACCTGGACTTCTCCCGCGCGATCAAGCGGGTGAAGATCCCCCGCCCGCTGAGCGAGAAGATCTCGCTCGCGGTGCAGGAGTGGATCGGTTGCGCGATGTGCTTGTCGGCGCACACCAAGGCGGCGCGAGCGGCGGGGCTCAGCGAAGGGGACATCGAGCTGGCTCGCCAGGGCACCTCGACCGACGCGCGCGAGGCCGCCTTGATCGCCGTGGCCGTGCGGGTGCTGGCCGAACCTTCCTCCCTCTCTGACGAGGACGTGGCCGAGCTGCGAGCCCACGGCTGGAGCGACCGGGTGATCGCGGAGATCGTCGGCCTGGTGTCGCTGAACCTGTTGACCGGCGCCTTCAACCTGTTGATCGGACTCGAGCCCGATGAATGA
- a CDS encoding heavy-metal-associated domain-containing protein produces MSTATYKVTGMTCNGCATKVKNQISTVAGVSSVDVELATGHVTVTTESPIDNAVIMDTIEETGYEVVLV; encoded by the coding sequence ATGAGCACCGCCACTTACAAGGTCACGGGCATGACGTGCAACGGCTGCGCCACCAAGGTGAAGAACCAGATCAGCACGGTCGCAGGCGTCAGCAGCGTGGACGTCGAGCTCGCCACCGGTCACGTCACCGTGACCACGGAGAGCCCCATCGACAACGCCGTCATCATGGACACCATCGAGGAGACGGGGTACGAGGTAGTTCTGGTCTGA
- a CDS encoding NAD(P)/FAD-dependent oxidoreductase: MNRITVVGASLAGLRAVQALRREEFDGEVTLIGAETHLPYNRPPLSKSVLRGDDDVTLPGAEELGDHWLRGRRAAALDTADKIVTLDDGSEIGYDGLVIATGARPKRLAEHPAGVHTLRTIEDSLALRAELEGGPRQVVVIGGGFIGGEVASTARSLGHQVTLIDSAPHPMLATVGSDTALWLAAHHRRNGVELVSGVRAIGFEGETRVEGVRLSNGVTVPADLVIAGMGVVPNTEWLAGSGLTVEDGVVCEPTLYAKGSTDVVAAGDVARWPHGLYGDSLVRVEHWATANDQGAVAALNLLAGPENAKPYADLPSYATHVHGARIQTAGLPHLADEVRVLAGSVEEDSFAVGFARDGRLVGAVAVNAPKELIRLKRRVVAGEAL, from the coding sequence ATGAACCGAATCACTGTGGTTGGTGCGTCGCTGGCCGGGCTGCGAGCGGTACAGGCTCTTCGACGCGAAGAATTCGACGGCGAGGTCACGCTGATCGGCGCGGAGACCCATCTGCCTTACAACCGCCCTCCGCTGTCCAAGAGCGTCCTGCGGGGTGACGACGACGTCACGCTGCCAGGAGCCGAGGAACTTGGCGACCACTGGCTGCGGGGGCGCCGGGCCGCCGCCCTCGACACAGCCGACAAGATCGTCACGCTCGACGACGGCTCGGAGATCGGCTACGACGGGCTTGTCATCGCAACCGGCGCACGGCCGAAGCGGCTGGCTGAGCATCCTGCAGGCGTGCACACCCTGCGTACCATCGAGGACTCTCTGGCTCTCCGTGCCGAGCTGGAGGGAGGACCGCGGCAGGTCGTTGTGATCGGCGGCGGCTTCATCGGCGGTGAGGTGGCCTCCACCGCCCGGTCACTCGGCCACCAGGTGACTCTGATCGACAGTGCTCCCCATCCCATGCTCGCCACTGTGGGATCCGACACCGCGCTCTGGCTTGCCGCTCATCACCGTCGCAACGGCGTGGAACTGGTGTCCGGGGTCCGGGCGATCGGCTTCGAAGGTGAGACGCGGGTGGAAGGAGTACGGCTGAGCAACGGCGTGACCGTCCCCGCCGATCTCGTGATCGCCGGCATGGGCGTCGTGCCCAACACCGAATGGCTCGCGGGCAGCGGCTTGACCGTCGAGGACGGCGTGGTCTGCGAGCCGACCCTGTACGCCAAGGGGAGCACCGACGTCGTGGCGGCCGGGGACGTGGCCCGTTGGCCGCACGGCCTGTACGGCGACTCGCTGGTCCGGGTCGAGCATTGGGCGACGGCCAACGACCAGGGCGCGGTGGCCGCTCTCAACCTGCTGGCCGGGCCGGAGAACGCGAAGCCGTACGCGGACCTGCCCTCGTACGCCACACACGTGCACGGGGCCCGGATCCAGACGGCGGGTCTCCCGCACCTGGCCGACGAGGTCAGGGTGCTCGCGGGCTCGGTGGAGGAGGACAGCTTCGCGGTCGGTTTCGCTCGGGATGGTCGCCTGGTGGGCGCGGTGGCGGTCAACGCCCCCAAGGAGCTGATCCGCCTCAAGCGCCGGGTTGTCGCCGGTGAAGCTCTCTAG
- a CDS encoding heavy metal translocating P-type ATPase, with the protein MTDHLHARRGGGKEHSTAILDVSGLRWASEQNVVVAVLGRRPGVLQVEVNPVAQTATVVFDPARTCLAELRTWVIECGYHCAGQSVPSHICDPMIEPDPPVSGPAGLLTASADTAVLPQRPVRGDGARAGPAGDAAGSGTAAGSGTAAGSGTAVRQAPAGRAVPADHAGHGGTRTAPSAHEMTGHGGMSMAAMVADMRNRFLVALLFSIPIVAWSPIGTEVLGLNLPVPFGLRRDVWALLLSLPVILYSCWIFFTGAVRALRARTLDMMVLVAVAVGAGWLYSVIVTLTGGGEVFYEAATVLAAFVLLGHWFEMRARGGANDAIRTLLDLAPPKAVVVRDGRPVEVPTAEVVAGDLLLVRPGAKIPVDGVVEDGDSEVDESMVTGESLPVHKQPASAVIGATINRNGTLRVRATKVGADTALAQIVKLVQQAQNSKAPGQRLADRAAFWLVFVALIGGALTFAAWSLLADAPFGVAILFAITVVVITCPDALGLATPTAIMVGTGLGAKRGVLFKNAMALETSARVQVVVMDKTGTLTRGEPEVTDVIAEGIAADELLRLAAAVERESEHPLAEAIVGHADDRGLEAVQAGRFENVPGHGAVADVAGRRVAVGNRRLLEREGVHVGTLDARRDEVAAGGRTAVMVAVDGVAAGVIGIADAPRQTSAAAVAALHDLGVEVVMLTGDNAATARRIAQRLGIDTVIAEVLPGDKAARIAELQAGGRRVAMVGDGVNDAPALAQADLGVAIGAGTDVAIETADVVLMRSDPLDVPTALRIGRGTLRKMRQNLGWAIGYNTVALPVAAGVFEPAFGLVLRPEIAALSMSGSSVIVAVNALALKGLHLPVPAESPPGESTRA; encoded by the coding sequence GTGACGGATCATCTCCACGCCCGCCGCGGCGGCGGCAAGGAACACAGCACCGCGATCCTGGACGTCAGCGGATTGCGGTGGGCCTCGGAGCAGAACGTCGTGGTGGCCGTGCTCGGCCGCAGGCCCGGGGTGCTGCAGGTGGAGGTCAACCCGGTGGCCCAGACGGCGACCGTGGTGTTCGACCCGGCCCGCACCTGCCTGGCCGAGTTGCGCACGTGGGTGATCGAGTGCGGCTACCACTGCGCCGGCCAGTCGGTGCCCTCCCACATCTGCGACCCGATGATCGAGCCTGACCCGCCGGTGTCCGGCCCCGCGGGGCTTTTGACGGCCTCCGCGGACACCGCCGTGCTGCCGCAGCGGCCCGTCCGCGGCGACGGTGCGCGCGCGGGGCCCGCAGGGGATGCGGCCGGTTCCGGGACCGCGGCCGGTTCCGGGACCGCGGCCGGTTCCGGGACCGCCGTCCGTCAAGCGCCCGCCGGTCGCGCGGTGCCGGCCGATCACGCCGGTCACGGCGGGACGCGGACCGCGCCTTCCGCGCACGAGATGACGGGGCACGGCGGGATGTCGATGGCGGCGATGGTGGCCGACATGCGCAACCGGTTCCTGGTGGCGCTGCTGTTCTCGATCCCGATCGTGGCCTGGTCGCCGATCGGTACCGAGGTGCTCGGTTTGAACCTGCCGGTGCCGTTCGGGCTGCGCCGGGACGTGTGGGCGCTGCTGCTCAGCCTGCCGGTGATCCTCTACTCGTGCTGGATCTTCTTCACCGGGGCGGTGCGCGCGCTGCGGGCCCGCACGCTGGACATGATGGTGCTGGTCGCGGTGGCGGTCGGCGCGGGCTGGCTGTACTCGGTGATCGTGACCCTCACCGGCGGCGGCGAGGTCTTCTACGAGGCCGCCACCGTGCTGGCCGCCTTCGTGCTGCTGGGCCACTGGTTCGAGATGCGGGCCCGCGGCGGCGCCAACGACGCCATCCGCACCCTGCTGGATCTGGCCCCGCCCAAGGCGGTCGTCGTGCGCGACGGCCGGCCGGTCGAGGTGCCCACCGCCGAGGTCGTCGCCGGCGACCTGCTGCTGGTCCGCCCCGGGGCGAAGATCCCGGTCGACGGGGTCGTCGAGGACGGCGACAGCGAGGTGGACGAGTCCATGGTCACCGGCGAGAGCCTGCCGGTGCACAAGCAACCGGCATCCGCCGTCATCGGCGCCACGATCAACCGCAACGGCACGCTACGGGTGCGGGCCACCAAGGTGGGTGCCGACACCGCTCTGGCGCAGATCGTCAAGCTGGTGCAGCAAGCCCAGAACTCCAAAGCCCCCGGGCAGCGGCTGGCCGACCGGGCGGCCTTCTGGCTGGTCTTCGTCGCGCTGATCGGCGGCGCGCTCACCTTCGCCGCCTGGTCCCTGCTCGCCGACGCGCCGTTCGGGGTGGCGATCCTGTTCGCCATCACCGTCGTGGTCATCACCTGCCCGGACGCGCTCGGCCTCGCGACCCCTACTGCGATCATGGTCGGTACCGGGCTCGGCGCCAAGCGGGGTGTGCTGTTCAAGAACGCGATGGCGCTGGAGACCTCCGCCCGCGTCCAGGTCGTGGTGATGGACAAGACCGGCACCCTGACCAGGGGCGAGCCGGAGGTCACCGACGTCATCGCCGAAGGGATCGCCGCTGATGAGCTGCTGCGACTGGCGGCCGCGGTCGAGCGGGAGTCCGAGCACCCGCTGGCCGAGGCGATCGTCGGTCACGCCGACGATCGCGGTCTGGAGGCGGTGCAGGCCGGGCGGTTCGAGAACGTGCCCGGCCACGGTGCCGTCGCCGACGTGGCCGGGCGCCGGGTGGCGGTGGGCAACCGGCGCCTGCTGGAGCGCGAAGGCGTGCATGTCGGCACGCTCGATGCGCGCCGGGACGAGGTGGCCGCCGGCGGCCGCACGGCCGTCATGGTCGCGGTCGACGGCGTCGCGGCCGGGGTGATCGGCATCGCCGACGCACCCCGGCAGACCTCGGCGGCGGCGGTGGCCGCCCTGCACGACCTCGGCGTCGAAGTGGTCATGCTCACCGGCGACAACGCCGCCACCGCGCGGCGGATCGCGCAGCGGCTGGGCATCGACACCGTCATCGCCGAGGTGCTTCCCGGAGACAAAGCAGCCAGGATCGCCGAACTGCAGGCCGGGGGCCGCAGGGTCGCCATGGTCGGCGACGGTGTCAACGACGCCCCCGCGCTCGCCCAGGCCGACCTGGGCGTCGCCATCGGCGCCGGCACGGACGTGGCCATCGAGACCGCCGACGTCGTGCTCATGCGCTCCGACCCCCTCGACGTGCCCACCGCACTGCGCATCGGTCGCGGCACCCTGCGCAAGATGCGCCAGAACCTGGGCTGGGCGATCGGCTACAACACCGTCGCCCTGCCCGTTGCCGCGGGCGTGTTCGAGCCCGCGTTCGGCCTGGTGCTGCGCCCCGAGATCGCTGCCCTGTCCATGTCCGGCTCCAGCGTCATCGTCGCCGTCAACGCTCTCGCCCTCAAGGGGCTTCACCTGCCCGTCCCCGCCGAGTCGCCACCGGGCGAGAGCACCCGGGCGTGA
- a CDS encoding LacI family DNA-binding transcriptional regulator, with translation MSDLPTLAQVAAEAGVSPATASRVLTGSVRVSTSTRRQVHDAISRLGYVRHRAPRGGAGRRSDQVVAVVVCEPAHRLFTEPFYARMITAAEEVLTGHGVPLAVMTATAATATIATPPLVAGGVDGVLLIGARDRHPLAVTLAASGIPVRSAGRPPDGIDIPHVDMDNRDGGRQAAEHFLLGGRRAVGVIAGPPGLPAARDRLDGFVQTLALAGMTGVPVAYGDFTHSSGVHGMQWLLRRMPHVDAVFAASDVMAAAAIQTLRRTGRRVPEDVAVIGFDDAPVARRTSPPLTTVRQPVEEFAALATRLLLLSMTSSDAPGNNPMLPTELVVRESA, from the coding sequence ATGTCTGATCTACCCACACTTGCCCAGGTCGCGGCAGAAGCAGGGGTCTCCCCTGCGACCGCCTCCCGGGTACTCACCGGTTCAGTCAGGGTCAGCACATCGACCCGCAGGCAGGTGCATGACGCGATCTCGCGTCTCGGTTATGTACGGCACCGCGCGCCCCGGGGCGGGGCCGGCCGCCGGTCCGACCAGGTCGTGGCCGTCGTGGTCTGCGAGCCCGCACACCGGCTGTTCACCGAGCCTTTCTACGCGAGGATGATCACGGCGGCGGAGGAGGTGCTCACCGGCCACGGCGTGCCGCTCGCGGTGATGACGGCCACCGCCGCTACCGCCACCATCGCCACGCCCCCGCTCGTCGCCGGAGGGGTCGACGGCGTCCTGCTGATCGGCGCGCGGGACCGGCATCCGCTCGCGGTGACCCTGGCCGCCTCCGGCATCCCCGTACGGAGCGCGGGCCGCCCGCCGGACGGCATCGACATACCGCACGTCGACATGGACAACCGCGACGGCGGCAGGCAGGCGGCCGAGCACTTCCTCCTCGGCGGCCGGCGGGCCGTCGGCGTCATCGCCGGGCCGCCCGGCCTACCCGCGGCACGGGACCGGCTCGACGGCTTCGTGCAGACCCTCGCCCTGGCCGGGATGACCGGCGTGCCGGTGGCCTACGGCGACTTCACCCACTCCTCGGGGGTGCACGGCATGCAGTGGCTGCTGCGCCGGATGCCGCACGTCGACGCCGTGTTCGCCGCCTCCGACGTGATGGCCGCGGCGGCCATCCAGACCCTGCGCCGCACCGGGCGCCGGGTGCCCGAGGACGTGGCCGTGATCGGCTTCGACGACGCCCCCGTCGCCCGGCGGACCTCTCCCCCGCTCACCACCGTCCGCCAGCCCGTGGAGGAGTTCGCCGCGCTCGCCACCCGGCTGCTGCTGCTCTCGATGACCTCGTCCGACGCCCCCGGGAACAACCCGATGCTCCCCACCGAGCTGGTGGTCCGTGAGTCCGCCTGA